One genomic window of Paraburkholderia phytofirmans PsJN includes the following:
- a CDS encoding ABC transporter permease, producing the protein MAQMNASLKARLGDNAPFIALIALYLLIEIAQPTFLAPSTQLGLLADSSTLFIMAAGTTFVVLLGSIDLSLQAVASLSSVIVAMLLPRYGAWAAVVALAASFGIGLLSGVIQTVLRIPSFIATLAVGGIASAAALTLSGTRSIGISDEMRNASLGWTTGSSFGMPHEIMLALVVFLLCVFLHRSTVFGRHVDAIGAGEPAAIASGVRVPVTRCLVFATSSLFAGLAGVIMAGRLGSGSPTLADQFLLPAIAAVIVGGTALTGGAGGVGRTLIGALLVSVARVGMTFVGISVFAQQIVFGVILIVAVTVAFDRSKVLIIK; encoded by the coding sequence ATGGCACAAATGAATGCATCACTGAAAGCACGTCTCGGCGACAACGCGCCGTTCATCGCGCTCATCGCGCTGTATCTGCTGATCGAGATCGCGCAGCCCACGTTCCTCGCGCCGTCGACGCAGCTCGGCCTGCTTGCTGACAGCTCGACGCTGTTCATCATGGCGGCCGGCACGACCTTTGTCGTGCTGCTGGGCAGTATCGATCTGTCGTTGCAGGCGGTGGCTTCGCTTTCCAGTGTGATCGTGGCGATGTTGTTGCCGCGTTACGGTGCGTGGGCCGCGGTGGTGGCGCTAGCGGCGTCGTTCGGGATTGGACTGCTGAGCGGCGTGATTCAAACCGTGCTGCGCATTCCGTCGTTCATCGCGACGCTGGCGGTCGGCGGGATCGCGTCGGCCGCTGCGCTGACACTGTCGGGGACGCGCTCGATCGGCATCAGCGACGAGATGCGCAACGCGTCGCTCGGCTGGACCACGGGCTCTTCGTTCGGCATGCCGCATGAAATCATGCTCGCGCTGGTGGTCTTCCTGCTGTGCGTGTTCCTGCATCGTTCGACGGTGTTCGGGCGGCACGTCGACGCGATCGGCGCGGGTGAACCGGCCGCGATTGCATCGGGCGTGCGTGTGCCGGTGACGCGCTGCCTCGTATTCGCGACGTCGTCGCTGTTTGCCGGGCTCGCGGGCGTCATCATGGCGGGGCGGTTGGGTAGCGGATCGCCGACGCTCGCCGACCAGTTCCTGTTGCCCGCTATTGCCGCGGTGATCGTCGGCGGGACTGCGTTGACGGGCGGCGCGGGCGGCGTCGGCCGGACACTGATTGGCGCGCTGCTGGTGTCGGTCGCGCGGGTCGGTATGACGTTTGTCGGGATCAGTGTGTTTGCGCAGCAGATCGTGTTCGGCGTGATTCTGATCGTCGCGGTGACGGTGGCGTTCGATCGCTCGAAAGTGTTGATCATCAAGTGA
- a CDS encoding electron transfer flavoprotein subunit beta/FixA family protein, which produces MKVLVAVKRVVDYNVKVRVKSDGTGVDIANVKMSMNPFDEIAVEEAVRLKEAGVATEVIAVSAGVTQSQETLRTALAIGADRAILIESSQELQPLAVAKLLKALVDKEQPSLVILGKQAIDDDSNQTGQMLAALAGLPQATFASKVVVADGKATVSREVDGGAETLSLKLPAVVTTDLRLNEPRYVTLPNIMKAKKKPLEVLKPEDLGVDVTPRLTTLKVVEPPKRSAGVKVPDVKTLVEKLKTEAKVL; this is translated from the coding sequence ATGAAAGTTCTGGTAGCGGTTAAGCGAGTGGTGGATTACAACGTGAAGGTTCGAGTCAAGTCGGACGGCACGGGCGTCGACATCGCGAACGTGAAAATGTCGATGAATCCGTTCGATGAAATCGCGGTTGAAGAGGCCGTGCGTCTGAAGGAAGCGGGCGTGGCGACGGAAGTGATCGCCGTGTCGGCGGGTGTCACGCAGTCGCAGGAAACGCTGCGTACGGCACTGGCCATCGGTGCCGATCGCGCGATCCTGATCGAGTCTTCGCAAGAACTGCAGCCGCTGGCGGTGGCCAAGCTGCTGAAGGCACTGGTCGACAAGGAACAGCCTTCGCTTGTCATTCTCGGCAAGCAGGCTATCGACGACGATTCGAACCAGACTGGTCAGATGCTCGCTGCGCTGGCTGGTCTGCCGCAAGCGACGTTCGCATCGAAGGTTGTCGTCGCTGACGGCAAGGCAACCGTTTCGCGTGAAGTGGACGGTGGCGCGGAAACGCTGTCTTTAAAGCTGCCCGCCGTCGTCACGACCGACCTGCGCCTGAACGAGCCGCGCTATGTCACGCTGCCGAACATCATGAAGGCGAAGAAGAAGCCGCTGGAAGTCCTCAAGCCTGAAGATCTGGGCGTTGATGTCACGCCGCGCCTGACAACGCTGAAGGTCGTCGAGCCGCCCAAGCGCTCCGCCGGTGTGAAGGTGCCGGATGTGAAGACGCTGGTCGAGAAGCTAAAGACCGAAGCCAAGGTGCTGTGA
- a CDS encoding electron transfer flavoprotein subunit alpha/FixB family protein, with protein sequence MTNLVIAEHDNASIKAATLNTVAAAQKIGGDIHVLVAGHNAQAAADAAAKIAGVSKVLLADAPQLEAGLAENVEATVLNIAKDYTHILAPATAYGKNITPRIAAKLDVAQISDITAVDSADTFERPIYAGNAIATVQSADPIKVITVRTTGFDAVAAEGGSATVEKIEAAADSGISSFVSREVTKLDRPELTSAKVIVSGGRGLGNGENYTKVLEPLADKLNAALGASRAAVDAGFVPNDYQVGQTGKIVAPQLYIAVGISGAIQHLAGMKDSKVIVAINKDEEAPIFSVADYGLVGDLFDAVPDLTTSV encoded by the coding sequence ATGACGAATCTTGTAATAGCAGAACACGACAACGCGTCGATCAAGGCCGCGACGCTGAACACGGTTGCCGCCGCGCAGAAGATTGGCGGCGATATTCACGTGCTGGTGGCGGGTCACAACGCGCAAGCCGCGGCGGATGCGGCAGCAAAGATTGCAGGCGTTAGCAAAGTGCTGCTGGCCGACGCGCCGCAACTCGAAGCAGGCCTCGCGGAAAACGTCGAAGCAACGGTGCTGAATATCGCGAAGGATTACACGCATATCCTCGCGCCGGCGACGGCTTACGGCAAGAACATCACGCCGCGTATCGCAGCGAAGCTCGACGTTGCGCAGATCAGCGATATCACGGCAGTGGATTCGGCTGATACCTTTGAACGTCCGATCTACGCCGGCAACGCAATCGCAACGGTGCAGTCGGCTGATCCGATCAAGGTCATCACGGTTCGCACGACCGGTTTCGATGCAGTCGCAGCCGAAGGCGGCAGCGCGACGGTCGAGAAAATCGAAGCGGCAGCGGACAGCGGCATCTCGTCATTCGTGAGCCGCGAAGTGACGAAGCTGGACCGTCCGGAACTGACCTCAGCGAAGGTGATCGTCTCGGGTGGCCGCGGTCTCGGCAACGGCGAGAACTACACCAAGGTTCTCGAACCGCTGGCGGACAAACTGAACGCCGCGCTCGGCGCTTCGCGTGCCGCAGTCGACGCAGGCTTCGTACCGAACGACTATCAAGTGGGCCAGACCGGCAAGATCGTCGCACCGCAGCTGTATATCGCAGTCGGCATCTCGGGCGCGATCCAGCATCTGGCCGGCATGAAAGACAGCAAGGTGATCGTCGCGATTAATAAAGACGAAGAAGCGCCGATTTTCAGCGTCGCCGATTACGGCCTCGTCGGCGATCTTTTCGACGCGGTCCCGGACCTGACCACGTCGGTCTAA